In Francisella orientalis FNO12, the sequence AATATTTAAAAGTATATTCTAGTTCATGATAAACATAATTCTTATAAAATAAAATCTTAAAGAGTATTTATATAAGAGTTTATCTTAGCTAGTAGATCAAAATCTTGTGATTTTAATTCAAATAAAAACTCTTGTAATGGCTCACTTTTTGCAAAAAGAAGTCTTTGTTCTATTTGTTTGATCTGATCCTCTAATGTTTGTCTTTCTTGATATAGCTCACGAAGCTCTTTGTTAGTGTTATTAAAAAAGTTTTGGATATTATCTTCTTTTTTGGCTTGTAGTCTAGTTTTAAGGTTTGTACTTAGATTAGAAGTTCTATTTACTGATAACTTTTTTCTACTACCTAAAGAAAGTTTTTTACGAGGCTCTTGTTCTGACATTTACATCTCTTTGTTATTTAAATTTTAGATCTAATGTGTTGGAATTGTTTAAGAATAACAATTTAATGTAATGATTATAATATATTTGTTACTAAATTTATAGTTCCAAGTTTTAGATCTTTAGGTGATTTTATTTGGAGTGACTCTTAGTGATTCTAAATCTATCAAAGCACCGTAGCTATCATCTTTACCAGACTCTCTTAGAGTTAGTGTTTTACCTGAAGCACTAGTATTTTGTAAGTCAATATTGATAGTTTGCTAACCCTTAGCAAAACTATCATGCGTATAGACAAGTTCATCTCCTAGATAAATTTCAAAATTACTTGAGTTATCACCTGTTCTGGAGTAGTAGTCGAATGACATCTGCATACTATCAAAACCTTTTGATGCTCAATCATGAGAGAAGTCTACAATTTCGTCTCTATCACCATCAAGTTCAGCAACATTTGGTCGAACGTCATCAATATTATCAAAGTTACTCTAGATTTCTATTTGCTCATCGCCACCTGTTATATACCACTTACCAAGAAAATCACTATCAGTATCAACTTTGCTCCAATCATCATTATTCACAGGTGTTTGATCATATTGGAAATTGTCTTCACTGAAAATCATATTATTTTCTTTTAATATTCTAAAGAAAGTAGCATCGCCAAGAATACAGTGATTAGGGACATTTGATTCTGTTAATATATCACCAGTAACGACACATCGCCATCTCACAGAATCTTCTCCTACCAATTCTGGTCTCACCATAATCTCTGCATATCCATTAACTATACCTGTTCCACCTACAGTACCAATATTTTTCTTAAGAGCCGCATATTCATTAACTTCTGAATTATCACCATTAAGATAAAAATCTTTATTACTTCTTTTAAAGTCCCATATTTCTTTTGCTCTAGTTGTTAGTACAGAAACTTCGGTAGCTATTTTTGTTCTAATTACATAATTAGAATATGTTGCATTAGCAAGCGTAGCTAAGATATCGATTATAGCTATAGTTACAATTAACTCAACAATTGAAAACCCTAAATTTTTTGTTTAGTTTTTGATGCCATATATCTTAATTACTCCATACGCTACATAATTATTATAGCTTATCTACTGAGTAATAGTATATTAGTTTTATATTAAAAAGGATTGGATTGTTATCTAGTTTTCACACCAATTGAAGCTAGTCTTTTTTCGATAGATGGATGAGTAGAGAACATATCAGACATATCTCCACTGCCTATACCAGCACTTAGTGGATCAAAGATGTATGATGCACGGCGTAGATTTTCATTTTTGTTATGTTTATAGCTATATTGAGCTTCTGCTGTTTTACTATCGCTAGCAATCTTTAGTAGAGCATTTGCCATTGGTACATTTGTACGCATTAGCTCAACTGCTCCAGCATCAGCCATATATTCTCTTGTACGATTTAAGAACAGCATCATAAATATCGTAAAAATTTGTAATACATATCTTAAAATCATAATAATGATAAAAAATACGGCAGCATTATTGTTACGGTTATTATTGTTGCTATTATTATTGTTTCCTGAGAAAAGAGCTGAGTAAAATAAGAAATCCATAATAATAAGCATCATATTGGATAAAACCATAGTAAATAGGTTAAGCTTAATATCTTGATTTCTAATATGAGTTAACTCATGTGCCATAACAGCTTGTAGTTCATCACGGTTAAGAGCATTTGCAAGTTTTGTTGTGATAGCAACCATTGCAGATTTTTCAGAATAACCTGATGCAAAAGCATTCATATAATTTGTATCAATTAAAAAAACCTTTGGCATATATCGCATGCCAGCAGCTACTTTCATTTCCTCAACTACATTATATACACGGCGTGCCAGAAGATCTTGGTTATCTGCTGAGATCTCATGATATTCAGTGCCAGATAGCATAATTTTGTCATACATACTAAAAGTGATGAATATCCAAATTACTGCTATAGCAGATATAATCATAGTAGCATAAGGAGGTATTTGAAATGTTGCTAAGGCATAAAATACTTTTGATATGGGTAGCTCAATACCATATCTACTATAGTAAGCATTCGCAAACTCACCATATCGCCAAAAGGTATCAACAAAAATTCCTAGCAGAAAAAAAACAATTAGGAATGTTGCTATGACAAAATATGTGCGATAAGTATTTTTGCGAACAACTTCACGCCAGTCAACAGAGCCATATTGTAGATTATCAGTATTTGACATCTTATAGTTCCACTCTAGAGTCTTCTAGTTGTTGTTTTTTCTCTTCTGAGATATTCCAGTATACAAATTCTTCATTTAGCTTCTTGAAGATATTAACTACCATCCCAGCAAAGAATGATTTTTTATGAGCGTTGTATCTTTCTATTGAATCATTAAGCGCCTGTTTAGCAAAAGCTAATTTATTTTCAGTAGATGTAATTTCTTCTTGTAACTGGATTACGTTTTGATTAGCTTTTAATTCTGGATAGTTTTCAAATTGAACATTTATTCCTTTAGCTAAATTAGAGATTTGATTTTCAGCATTTATTCTTTCTTGAATATCGCCATTTGCTTTCGCTAAATTAGCTTGGTTTCTTAGTGCTACAACCTGCTTTAGTGTTGTTTGCTCGTAGTCCATATACTTTTTGACAACATTTACCAATGAGTCAAATACTTTAGCTCTACGATCAAGCTGTACATCTATTTGTTTTTCAGAATTTTTGACAGTTTCGATCTCTGCTATTAGTTTGTTGTAAGTCATAACTATATATACAGCAGCAATAGCTATTATTATCAGTATAATTATTCCTATAGACATTTTTTTATCTCCGTTTATTTGAATTTGTGTTACTTATGTAAGGATGACTCTAAAGCCTGAGATTTTCAAGTTTTATCTTAGCTATTTGATATCATCTTCTATAAATTTACAAAAAGCTTGTGTCAATGCGGTGTGGTATTTCTTCTCGTGAAGTAGTTTGTAGAAGTTTCTAGATAAATCGAGCTCTTTAGTTTCAAGTATGCAATATTTAGCAGTATCTAAAGCTTGAGTTGTAATTACTTCAGATATACAAGCTAGACAATCGCTATATGCAATATACTGTTTTATTGCTTCTGAGCTACGTAGAGTTATAGCTTTTTTTATGCTTGATACTTTATCCTCAAGAGCATTAAAAAATATTTCAAATGTTCCAGAGCTTTGCTCTCTCATTGCCCAATCATATTCTAAAAGATCTTTTATCTTAATATTTTTTTTCTTAGTTAATGGGTGGTCAATACGACAAATTATTTTTAGACTATCTTTTACCCAAAGGTAAGTCTCTAATATTTTACTATTACATTCGCCTTCGACAAAGCCTACATCACAGTTTAGTGACTCAATACTATTTATAATTTCTTTTGTATTACCTGAGATAATCTCAAAATCTGTATCTGGATGTAACTTTCTAAACATTGCTACATATTTTGGTAATACATAATTGGCTATTGTGGTACTAGCACCAATAATTATCTTCCCTGATAATTGGTTACTATTTAAGCTAAAAGATTCAAATTCTTCAATTTCATCTAAAATTTTAATAGCTTTTGCTAGCATATTTTTGCCATTATCATTCAGTTTCATTCTTTTACCAACACGGTCGAATAATGTTGTATCAAGCATGTTTTCAAGTTGAGATAGCGACATACTTGCGGCTGCTTGTGAGATGAAACATTTTTCAGCACCAGCACTAATGGATTCTGACTTAGCTGTATTTACAAATACTTGTAATTGTTTTAATGTTATTCGCATATTTATATTCTAGTAATACTTATATTACAGGATTTTATTATAAGATTTTCTGATATTCAATATATATAAGATTTATTAAGACAGTATATTGATGATTGAGTATAATATATCTTATGTAAATAAATTAGGTTAATTATGGAAAGCTTTATAAGATATAAGTGGGCAGTAGTTGGTGCTGGTCCTGCAGGTATGACAACTATTGGACAATTATTGGACAGTGGTATAAATACAAAAAATATGCTTTGGATTGATCCTAAGTTTTTTTAATTGTTTGAGAGCATCGTTAACATTATTTTTTATCATATCTTGTACAGCAATGATACCAATAATATTTTCATTATTACCAATGAAAATCAATGTTTGACCATTATTTGCAAGTTTTATCGCTTGGCTATGCAGATCTTACATTAGTACATAGCCGTTTCTCATGAGCAAAAGCATGATTTCCAAGCCAAAAGCTACTATCATTGATTTTTCCTGTTACTCCTTTACCACCTGAAACCTCAATATTTGTAGCCTGTGTAAATGTTATGCTGTTGTTTTGGGCATAGTCTAAAATAGTCTTAGCGATTGGGTGATCAACAGAACTCTCAAGACTCGTAGCTATGGTGATTAATTGTTGTTGCGAATAATTTTGTGTGACAATTATTTCTTTAATAGAAGGATTGCCTTGTGTTAATGTACCAGTCTTATCAAAGGCAATAGCTTTTAACTTAGCTGGTATTTCTATAAATTCACCACCTTTGATCAAGATCCCATTTCTAGCAGCTTTTACCAAACTTGAAACTATTGAAATTGGTGTAGATATTACTAATGCACAAGGGCAAGCAATAACTAGTATTACTAAAGCTTCATAATCCCATTTAAGCCAAGATTCATTTAGCAAGAGTGGAGGGATAGTAGCTATTATAATAACTAAAAATATCATTGTAGGGGTGTAAATCTTAGCAAACTTAACAACCCATTTTTCTGCTTTTGAGCGTTTTGATTGAGCATGTTCAATAGCTCGGATTATTTTTGCAATCGATGAGTTTTCAGCTGTACTTGTTGTTTTTATCTCAATCGCGGAGTTTCCATTTATACTTCCTGCAAGAACTTGATCTCCAATCGTTTTTTCCACAGGAATAGATTCACCCGTTATAGGCGCTTGATTTATATAGCTATTACCTTTAAGTATAATCCCATCTAGAGCGATTCTTTGCCCTGGTTTTATTAGAAGAGTTTTGCCTGTATTTATTTCTGCTAGAGGCTTTTCTTCAAACCGTTTATCATGGCAACAATAAACTAGAGCTGTATCTGGAGTTAATTTCATAAGCTTTGTTATTGCTGATCGGGCATTTGCGACACTCCATGATTCAAGCAAAAGTGAAAAAGCAAACAAAAAGCTTACTACGGCTGCTTCAAATAATTGACCAATAATAATCGCGCCAGTTATGGCAGTTAACATTAAGAGGTTCATGTCAGCATCAAGCCTTCTAATAGAAGAGATTGCTTTGGGTAAAATAAACCAGCTGCCAAATAAGATAGCTATTAAGTAAGAGGCTTGAGATATAAGAGGAACTGTTTGAGGGATGTTCTCATCATCTATAAATGCGTGTACAAAGCCATGATTTATACTATGATACAAGTATGCAAAAAGGATGAATGCTCCACTAAGTAATGTTGTAATTAGTCGAGAGCGTTTAGTTAAAAAACAGATGTTTTGACTTTCTGTAA encodes:
- a CDS encoding LemA family protein, yielding MSIGIIILIIIAIAAVYIVMTYNKLIAEIETVKNSEKQIDVQLDRRAKVFDSLVNVVKKYMDYEQTTLKQVVALRNQANLAKANGDIQERINAENQISNLAKGINVQFENYPELKANQNVIQLQEEITSTENKLAFAKQALNDSIERYNAHKKSFFAGMVVNIFKKLNEEFVYWNISEEKKQQLEDSRVEL
- the htpX gene encoding zinc metalloprotease HtpX translates to MSNTDNLQYGSVDWREVVRKNTYRTYFVIATFLIVFFLLGIFVDTFWRYGEFANAYYSRYGIELPISKVFYALATFQIPPYATMIISAIAVIWIFITFSMYDKIMLSGTEYHEISADNQDLLARRVYNVVEEMKVAAGMRYMPKVFLIDTNYMNAFASGYSEKSAMVAITTKLANALNRDELQAVMAHELTHIRNQDIKLNLFTMVLSNMMLIIMDFLFYSALFSGNNNNSNNNNRNNNAAVFFIIIMILRYVLQIFTIFMMLFLNRTREYMADAGAVELMRTNVPMANALLKIASDSKTAEAQYSYKHNKNENLRRASYIFDPLSAGIGSGDMSDMFSTHPSIEKRLASIGVKTR
- a CDS encoding HAD-IC family P-type ATPase, producing MQFDLLNGKLSIDNQNISEKEIITLIKKAGLKAITWDEHITESQNICFLTKRSRLITTLLSGAFILFAYLYHSINHGFVHAFIDDENIPQTVPLISQASYLIAILFGSWFILPKAISSIRRLDADMNLLMLTAITGAIIIGQLFEAAVVSFLFAFSLLLESWSVANARSAITKLMKLTPDTALVYCCHDKRFEEKPLAEINTGKTLLIKPGQRIALDGIILKGNSYINQAPITGESIPVEKTIGDQVLAGSINGNSAIEIKTTSTAENSSIAKIIRAIEHAQSKRSKAEKWVVKFAKIYTPTMIFLVIIIATIPPLLLNESWLKWDYEALVILVIACPCALVISTPISIVSSLVKAARNGILIKGGEFIEIPAKLKAIAFDKTGTLTQGNPSIKEIIVTQNYSQQQLITIATSLESSVDHPIAKTILDYAQNNSITFTQATNIEVSGGKGVTGKINDSSFWLGNHAFAHEKRLCTNVRSA
- a CDS encoding LysR substrate-binding domain-containing protein, which codes for MRITLKQLQVFVNTAKSESISAGAEKCFISQAAASMSLSQLENMLDTTLFDRVGKRMKLNDNGKNMLAKAIKILDEIEEFESFSLNSNQLSGKIIIGASTTIANYVLPKYVAMFRKLHPDTDFEIISGNTKEIINSIESLNCDVGFVEGECNSKILETYLWVKDSLKIICRIDHPLTKKKNIKIKDLLEYDWAMREQSSGTFEIFFNALEDKVSSIKKAITLRSSEAIKQYIAYSDCLACISEVITTQALDTAKYCILETKELDLSRNFYKLLHEKKYHTALTQAFCKFIEDDIK